A window from Pseudomonas moraviensis encodes these proteins:
- the tssM gene encoding type VI secretion system membrane subunit TssM: MKKFFKKVGAFLRQTWVWTLLLVLFVALLVWFVGPLLAVDDYKFWESATSRLLTISVLFLIWGLTMVFVSWRAGIRKKAEEESEDGQDRIRREELIDEEQKELKARFKDALKTLKTSSLYRGRSERWRSDLPWYLLIGPQASGKTSLLDFSGLEFPINKIDRKLTRDTLGTRHCDWYFADHGVLIDTAGRYTTQPDAEVDGNAWTTLLELLRKRRRGRPLNGVLVTIPVETLTGGSEQDIDTLARQVRSRLQDVHQKLHVDVPVYLVLSKADKLLGFDEFFDQLTREESDQVLGTSFRKDQVGTDVAVLRNEFEELLRRLNSQVIMRMHSERDTQRRGRILDFPHQLGQIGERLCLFVDMAFTGNRYQRATQLRGFYLTSAPHLTQEMDSTTAGIGASLGMNAGVLPTLRSGRSRFIHHLLSQVIFPEADLAGLDKRERSRIHWGQRALYVGALAALALFGMLWAGGFSANYERLENLRTLAQNWTQQRSAVTPRDDAMGVLKVLDTSYAATQVFPSKGDVSYHERGGLYQGEEINPVVKTAYERELEAQLLPRVATMLEGQIRANMKDRDRLLNSLRAYLMLNMKDRRDAAWLKDWVATDWSQRYTGNTAVQNGLNTHLERLLKQPFIYPLNDQLVTQARQVLRSESLANVVYRMLREQARNLPDYRFSQHLGPQGSLFIGTEYVIPGFYTQQGYQQYFSVQGAALVTDILRDNWVLGEGAGISDMDLRRLMVELEQLYFRDYANYWSEAVGQVALPPISDAGEGAEQLAGLTSANSPVLALLTEVRENTRFEAAADPVDEAGEAADALAGQKGKLGKVGKLAAAAADKASALNVAKNLPDTAKKSLQRRFEPLHRLLDDNNGPGADLTPAFSALNDLQLQLAGLARSSTPEQAAFEMAKTRMSGQRDALTNLRNASGRLPRPLSVWFNVLAEDSWRLVLNDAYQYLNGRYQNELYSVYGKTISKRYPFSASSTSDVAISDFREFFRAQGTVDRFFDSYMRPFVSGDPGNYRMRSVDGHSLPVSKVYLDQMAAAQTIRQSFFSINPAEPTVQFKLEPYTLDPAVSRSEFKFGDKTMEYRHGPILPMTFKWPTDAEDGRTSLVMDKMAGRPIGIEKNSGPWSLFRLFDLMQTEYLNGRDVLVLKADVGGLRANYLLTSQRTPNPFDMGVLRTFRMPVQL; this comes from the coding sequence ATGAAAAAGTTTTTCAAGAAAGTCGGCGCCTTCCTGCGCCAGACCTGGGTCTGGACCTTGTTGCTGGTGCTGTTCGTGGCGCTGCTGGTGTGGTTCGTCGGCCCGTTGTTGGCGGTGGATGATTACAAGTTCTGGGAAAGCGCGACCTCGCGCCTGCTGACCATCAGCGTGCTGTTCCTGATCTGGGGCCTGACCATGGTCTTCGTCAGCTGGCGCGCCGGTATCCGCAAGAAAGCCGAGGAAGAAAGCGAGGACGGCCAGGACCGTATCCGCCGCGAAGAGCTGATCGACGAAGAACAGAAAGAGTTGAAGGCGCGTTTCAAGGACGCGCTGAAAACCCTGAAGACGTCGAGCCTGTATCGCGGTCGCAGCGAGCGCTGGCGCAGTGACTTGCCGTGGTACCTGCTGATCGGCCCGCAGGCCTCGGGCAAGACCAGCCTGCTGGACTTTTCCGGTCTGGAATTCCCGATCAACAAGATCGACCGCAAGCTCACTCGCGACACCCTCGGCACCCGTCATTGCGACTGGTATTTTGCCGACCACGGTGTGCTGATCGACACCGCCGGGCGCTACACGACTCAGCCGGACGCCGAAGTCGACGGCAACGCCTGGACCACGCTGCTGGAGCTGCTGCGCAAGCGTCGTCGTGGCCGTCCGTTGAACGGCGTGCTGGTGACCATTCCGGTGGAAACCCTCACCGGTGGCAGCGAGCAGGACATCGACACGCTGGCCCGCCAGGTGCGCAGCCGTCTGCAGGATGTGCATCAGAAACTGCACGTCGACGTGCCGGTGTATCTGGTCCTGAGCAAGGCTGACAAGCTGCTCGGCTTTGACGAATTCTTCGATCAACTGACCCGCGAAGAAAGCGATCAAGTGCTCGGCACCAGTTTCCGCAAGGATCAGGTCGGCACCGACGTGGCGGTTCTGCGCAACGAGTTCGAAGAGCTGCTGCGCCGCTTGAACAGCCAAGTGATCATGCGCATGCACTCCGAGCGCGATACTCAGCGCCGTGGGCGCATCCTCGACTTCCCGCATCAGTTGGGGCAGATCGGCGAGCGCCTGTGCCTGTTCGTCGACATGGCGTTCACCGGCAACCGCTATCAGCGTGCCACGCAACTGCGCGGTTTCTACCTGACCAGCGCGCCGCACCTGACCCAGGAAATGGATTCGACCACCGCCGGCATCGGCGCCAGCCTCGGCATGAACGCCGGTGTGCTGCCGACCCTGCGCAGTGGCCGTTCGCGGTTCATCCACCACTTGCTCAGCCAGGTGATTTTCCCCGAGGCCGATCTGGCCGGTCTGGACAAGCGCGAGCGCAGCCGCATTCATTGGGGCCAGCGCGCGCTGTACGTCGGTGCACTGGCGGCACTGGCCCTGTTCGGCATGCTCTGGGCCGGTGGTTTCTCGGCCAACTACGAGCGTCTGGAAAACCTGCGCACGCTGGCACAGAACTGGACCCAGCAACGCTCGGCCGTAACGCCGCGCGATGACGCCATGGGCGTGCTGAAAGTCCTCGACACCAGCTACGCCGCGACCCAGGTGTTCCCGAGCAAGGGCGACGTGTCGTACCACGAACGTGGCGGCCTGTATCAGGGCGAAGAGATCAACCCGGTGGTGAAAACCGCCTACGAGCGTGAACTCGAAGCGCAGTTGCTGCCCCGGGTGGCGACCATGCTCGAAGGGCAGATCCGCGCCAACATGAAGGACCGCGATCGCCTGCTCAACAGCCTGCGCGCGTACCTGATGCTGAACATGAAGGATCGTCGCGACGCGGCGTGGCTCAAGGACTGGGTCGCCACTGACTGGTCGCAGCGCTACACCGGCAACACCGCTGTGCAGAACGGTCTGAATACTCACCTTGAGCGTTTGCTCAAGCAGCCGTTCATCTACCCGCTGAACGATCAGTTGGTGACGCAGGCGCGTCAGGTCCTGCGCAGCGAATCGCTGGCCAACGTGGTTTACCGCATGCTCCGCGAGCAGGCGCGCAATCTGCCGGACTACCGCTTCAGCCAGCACCTCGGCCCGCAGGGCTCGCTGTTCATCGGCACCGAATACGTGATCCCGGGTTTCTACACCCAACAGGGTTATCAGCAGTATTTCTCGGTGCAGGGCGCGGCGCTGGTCACCGATATCCTGCGTGACAACTGGGTGCTGGGCGAAGGCGCGGGCATCAGCGACATGGATTTGCGTCGCCTGATGGTCGAGCTTGAGCAGCTGTACTTCCGCGACTACGCCAACTACTGGAGCGAAGCCGTTGGCCAGGTCGCACTGCCACCAATCAGCGACGCTGGCGAAGGCGCCGAGCAACTGGCGGGCCTGACTTCGGCCAACTCGCCGGTACTCGCGCTGCTCACCGAAGTGCGTGAAAACACCCGCTTCGAAGCCGCTGCTGATCCGGTCGATGAAGCCGGCGAAGCCGCCGATGCGCTGGCCGGACAGAAAGGCAAACTGGGCAAGGTCGGCAAGCTCGCCGCGGCTGCTGCCGACAAGGCTTCGGCGCTGAACGTGGCGAAGAACCTGCCGGACACCGCGAAGAAATCCCTGCAACGCCGCTTCGAGCCGCTGCATCGTTTGCTCGACGACAACAACGGCCCGGGCGCTGACCTGACGCCAGCGTTCAGCGCGCTCAACGACCTGCAACTGCAATTGGCCGGTCTGGCCCGTTCCAGCACGCCGGAGCAAGCGGCGTTCGAGATGGCCAAGACGCGCATGAGCGGCCAGCGTGATGCGCTGACCAACCTGCGCAATGCCTCCGGTCGTCTGCCGCGTCCGCTGAGCGTGTGGTTCAACGTGCTGGCCGAAGACTCGTGGCGCCTGGTGCTCAACGATGCCTATCAATACCTGAACGGCCGTTATCAGAACGAGCTGTACAGCGTGTATGGCAAAACCATCAGCAAGCGCTATCCGTTCAGCGCCAGCAGCACCAGCGATGTGGCGATCAGCGATTTCCGCGAGTTCTTCCGCGCTCAAGGTACCGTCGACCGTTTCTTCGACAGCTACATGCGTCCGTTCGTCAGCGGCGATCCGGGCAACTACCGCATGCGCAGTGTCGACGGTCACAGCCTGCCGGTATCGAAGGTCTACCTCGATCAGATGGCGGCGGCGCAGACCATTCGCCAGAGCTTCTTCTCGATCAACCCGGCCGAGCCGACCGTGCAGTTCAAGCTCGAGCCGTACACCCTCGATCCGGCGGTAAGCCGTTCCGAATTCAAGTTCGGCGACAAGACCATGGAATACCGTCACGGCCCGATCCTGCCAATGACCTTCAAGTGGCCGACCGATGCTGAAGACGGTCGCACCAGTCTGGTCATGGACAAGATGGCCGGGCGTCCGATCGGTATCGAGAAGAACTCCGGCCCATGGTCGCTGTTCCGTCTGTTCGACCTGATGCAGACCGAGTACCTGAACGGTCGCGACGTGCTGGTGCTGAAAGCGGACGTGGGCGGCCTGCGCGCCAACTATCTGCTGACCAGCCAGCGCACGCCGAACCCGTTCGACATGGGCGTGCTGCGCACCTTCCGTATGCCGGTGCAGCTCTGA
- a CDS encoding type VI secretion system tip protein VgrG, with protein MFNSANETHFSLKVEDYVGDLQVLSFTGTEGISQAFRFDLEMVSENPDLDLEQLLHKQAFLAFDPQGSGIHGQIYRVAQGDAGKRLTRYKVSIVPQLQYLHHRTNQRIYQQMSAPKIIALILEEHGIKSNAYSFQLSQPCPDRDYCVQYDETDLHFVQRLCEEEGIHYHFQHSEKAHLLVFGDDQTVFQNLGQPTAYVQGSGMVADEPVIKAFKLRLETRTTRTTRRDYDFEKPRLQMEAAYKPDGDSTEPDLEDYDYPGRFIDRARGKFLSQRALERHRADYRQAEGRGDQTRLVSGHFMEMSDHPRSEWNDLWLLTEIFHEGKQPQVLEEGVTSDTTDEKDDFHQGYRNRFLATPWDVFYRPALEHPKPRVLGSQTAMVTGPKGEEIHCDQYGRIKVQFHWDREGLADDKTSCWLRVSSSWAGDRYGAISIPRIGMEVLVTFLEGDPDQPLVTGCLYHKENPVPYPLPANKTRSVFKTLSSPGGGGYNELRIEDKKGAEQIYIHAQRDWDENVEHDQKIRVGNERHDTVVKNTYTELKAEEHRTTISDRKIEAKLDDHLTVGQNQHVKLGTAQLTSVGKEIHLKAGDKIVIEAGTELTILGGGSFIKLDGGGVTVVGPVIKINAGGSAGSGTGIGIKPPVLPGAADKDKAGSLMDQALGNASEEKIKRKPKRMLNFSG; from the coding sequence ATGTTCAACTCAGCTAACGAAACCCACTTCAGCCTCAAGGTCGAAGACTACGTCGGCGACCTGCAAGTGCTGTCGTTCACCGGCACCGAAGGCATCAGCCAGGCGTTTCGCTTCGACCTCGAAATGGTCAGCGAAAACCCGGATCTGGATCTCGAGCAACTGCTGCACAAGCAGGCGTTTCTCGCATTCGATCCACAGGGCTCGGGGATTCACGGGCAGATCTACCGCGTCGCCCAGGGCGATGCCGGCAAGCGCCTGACCCGCTACAAAGTGTCGATCGTGCCTCAACTGCAATACCTGCATCACCGCACCAACCAGCGCATCTACCAGCAGATGTCGGCGCCGAAAATCATCGCGCTGATCCTCGAAGAGCACGGCATCAAGAGCAACGCCTACAGCTTCCAGCTCAGCCAGCCCTGCCCGGATCGCGACTACTGCGTGCAGTACGACGAAACCGACCTGCATTTCGTCCAGCGCCTGTGCGAAGAAGAAGGCATTCACTACCACTTCCAGCACAGCGAAAAAGCTCACCTGCTGGTATTCGGTGATGACCAGACCGTGTTCCAGAACCTTGGGCAACCAACCGCCTACGTGCAGGGCAGCGGCATGGTCGCCGACGAGCCGGTGATCAAAGCCTTCAAACTGCGCCTGGAAACCCGCACCACGCGCACCACGCGCCGCGACTACGATTTCGAAAAACCGCGCCTGCAAATGGAAGCGGCGTACAAACCCGATGGCGACAGCACCGAACCGGATCTCGAAGACTACGACTACCCCGGCCGCTTCATCGACCGCGCGCGTGGCAAGTTCCTCAGCCAGCGCGCCCTCGAACGCCACCGCGCCGACTACCGCCAGGCCGAAGGTCGCGGCGACCAGACCAGACTGGTCAGCGGCCACTTCATGGAAATGTCCGACCACCCGCGCAGCGAGTGGAACGACCTGTGGCTGCTCACCGAGATCTTCCACGAAGGCAAACAACCGCAAGTCCTCGAAGAAGGTGTGACCAGCGACACCACCGACGAAAAAGACGACTTCCACCAAGGCTACCGCAACCGCTTCCTTGCCACCCCGTGGGACGTGTTCTACCGCCCGGCCCTCGAACACCCGAAACCGCGCGTGCTCGGCAGCCAGACCGCCATGGTCACCGGCCCCAAAGGCGAAGAAATCCACTGCGACCAATACGGCCGCATCAAAGTCCAGTTCCACTGGGACCGCGAAGGCCTCGCCGACGACAAAACCAGTTGCTGGCTGCGCGTCTCCAGCTCCTGGGCCGGCGACCGCTACGGCGCCATCAGCATCCCGCGCATCGGCATGGAAGTCCTCGTCACCTTCCTCGAAGGCGACCCCGACCAACCGCTGGTGACCGGTTGCCTGTATCACAAGGAAAACCCGGTGCCGTATCCACTACCGGCGAACAAGACCCGCAGCGTGTTCAAAACGCTCAGCTCACCGGGTGGCGGTGGGTACAACGAACTGCGCATTGAAGACAAGAAAGGTGCGGAGCAGATCTACATCCACGCCCAGCGGGACTGGGATGAGAACGTCGAGCACGACCAGAAGATTCGGGTCGGCAATGAACGTCACGACACGGTGGTGAAGAACACCTACACCGAGCTGAAAGCCGAGGAACATCGCACCACGATTTCTGATCGCAAGATTGAAGCGAAGCTGGATGATCACCTCACGGTTGGGCAGAACCAGCATGTGAAGCTTGGGACTGCGCAACTGACCAGCGTGGGGAAAGAGATTCACCTCAAGGCTGGGGACAAGATTGTTATTGAGGCGGGGACGGAGCTGACCATTCTTGGGGGTGGGAGCTTTATCAAGCTCGATGGCGGTGGTGTGACGGTGGTTGGGCCGGTGATCAAGATCAATGCGGGGGGCTCGGCTGGGTCGGGTACTGGCATCGGGATTAAACCGCCGGTGCTGCCGGGTGCGGCGGATAAGGATAAGGCGGGGAGTTTGATGGATCAGGCGTTGGGGAATGCGTCTGAGGAAAAGATCAAACGCAAACCGAAGCGGATGCTCAATTTTTCCGGGTAA
- a CDS encoding lysozyme inhibitor LprI family protein — protein sequence MQLLEVTKKIFAVLSVVFLSTGVASAEVDCSAVSSTNPDIISCSQKSFEKIDKVLNEQYKALSAELDSTTRAALLSTQKKWITLRDEYCKNDDEEGGESPIEQLSCKKQLTSFRVAELVYLRTGVIGDGFYKAVSLVNEKATAMNYPEALKFVGGNEDFGPAWKGYAEENCAITSRLFGEAKDRCMGRMRFQIPIF from the coding sequence ATGCAATTGCTGGAAGTGACGAAGAAAATATTTGCTGTTTTATCGGTCGTATTTCTTTCTACCGGCGTTGCGTCGGCCGAGGTTGATTGTAGCGCCGTCAGTTCAACAAATCCTGACATTATCAGTTGCTCCCAGAAATCGTTTGAAAAAATTGATAAGGTCCTGAATGAGCAATACAAGGCGTTGTCTGCTGAACTCGATTCAACAACTAGGGCGGCGCTTCTTTCTACGCAAAAAAAATGGATAACCCTTAGGGATGAATATTGCAAAAACGACGATGAAGAGGGCGGAGAGTCTCCGATTGAGCAATTGTCGTGTAAGAAACAGTTGACGAGTTTTCGTGTTGCTGAACTTGTTTATCTTCGCACCGGGGTCATAGGAGATGGTTTTTACAAAGCCGTATCGCTGGTTAATGAAAAAGCCACAGCTATGAACTATCCGGAGGCTTTGAAGTTTGTCGGTGGTAACGAGGATTTCGGACCGGCTTGGAAAGGATATGCAGAAGAAAACTGCGCGATAACATCCAGGTTGTTCGGCGAGGCTAAAGATCGGTGCATGGGAAGAATGCGTTTTCAGATTCCGATTTTTTGA
- a CDS encoding pesticin C-terminus-like muramidase — protein sequence MTETTKKVEKWSYPLKVGAAEASNPQQFYKALAKAKDGYYPLGANGLWHGGVHFDEDSGLVQDSTEVRCIADGEVVAYRIDSIYPKSNFGTTQSDFSTGFVLVKHRLEVPMPPASPVPAGSPPAAPVPGPSLTFFSLYMHLLQWKSYEETPALPRPAFWSGGTLQVKATANDELLGLRVRQEPRGKPGYATVLTVLNRGTVVETGEEHNGWLKVVSVTPASSDLPPGTGWVFKREMTAGPTPNTYVIGAAAKDPMTPPQKGLVVRASASPSGAVKAILPHGTQVKIGTDGTRGKYQKLLEIVSGNAVPPLAAGEALGYVWEGLLEAKSEPAEKDAVHVLATPFPITAGSLIGHVGKYQNHSDSAPKNLLHVEMFSCEDVKAFTALSKEKAAGLPAAEKTLVKIPKGSVVVTHVEGMGPANPPKVTDPQKTVGYDFLVPVGVLEALPAERKIKVPVVMGGSTTYTLWWRLDGLLGDADGNELNGWFAEPDTKLSRHSPFEWEGFSFIEETVSNADHLAASLHAQENLTEEERATYLPNVGNANDGPAKQHLYKMLDKNSDNKLTPAEIKEALSKPWFSQPISQMVTRYESEWQFKKEKWDSLDELMGHSVSDPHQQWLEEKLRIERLSWWDKLVGKHGITSDNNVQHIHLLGLLGGFLSGCPEKCKAEVYTLDTTVGPYVVSKKLFEFLLAIEAYREHPYALSDANSGITIGYGYDLGQQTAARVDAELKDLYTPEEIGRLKGALGKKGQDARDYVHNVSSISISKDNALKLAVIMKKRYAQQVVDVYPKAINLHPDCQGVLLSLVVNRGNSLSGSTPAKALKRLEMKQIKEDFDNDKPELIPSRLRSMKRLWENDPSTAGVATRREKEAVFFEEALKCNCWK from the coding sequence ATGACAGAGACAACAAAGAAAGTAGAAAAATGGTCGTATCCCTTGAAAGTAGGGGCAGCCGAAGCGAGCAATCCGCAGCAGTTCTACAAGGCTCTCGCCAAAGCGAAGGATGGTTACTATCCGCTGGGGGCCAATGGCCTTTGGCATGGCGGCGTGCATTTCGATGAAGATTCGGGTCTGGTGCAGGACTCGACAGAAGTCCGATGCATAGCGGACGGTGAAGTGGTTGCCTATCGAATCGATAGCATCTATCCCAAGTCGAATTTCGGTACAACCCAGTCCGACTTTTCCACTGGCTTTGTATTGGTCAAACACCGATTGGAAGTGCCGATGCCGCCAGCGTCGCCGGTACCAGCGGGATCTCCTCCTGCAGCACCCGTTCCCGGCCCGAGTCTTACCTTTTTCAGTCTGTATATGCATTTGTTGCAATGGAAAAGCTATGAAGAAACCCCGGCACTGCCGCGGCCGGCCTTTTGGAGCGGCGGTACGTTGCAGGTCAAGGCAACTGCCAACGATGAACTTCTGGGCTTGCGTGTCCGCCAGGAACCACGAGGAAAGCCCGGGTATGCAACGGTCTTGACAGTTTTGAATCGCGGCACGGTTGTCGAGACAGGCGAAGAGCACAATGGTTGGCTCAAGGTTGTCAGCGTCACGCCAGCCAGTAGCGACCTGCCGCCAGGTACAGGCTGGGTGTTCAAAAGAGAGATGACCGCAGGTCCAACGCCCAATACTTACGTCATTGGTGCCGCTGCCAAAGACCCAATGACTCCGCCTCAGAAAGGTCTTGTTGTACGCGCCTCTGCCAGCCCGTCAGGCGCTGTGAAAGCAATTTTGCCGCACGGTACGCAAGTTAAAATCGGAACCGACGGGACGCGTGGCAAGTACCAGAAACTGCTGGAGATCGTCAGTGGAAATGCTGTTCCGCCGCTGGCAGCGGGAGAGGCGCTTGGATATGTCTGGGAGGGGCTACTTGAGGCCAAGAGTGAGCCAGCCGAAAAGGACGCCGTGCATGTCTTGGCGACTCCATTCCCGATTACCGCGGGCAGTCTGATTGGACATGTAGGGAAGTATCAGAATCACTCCGATTCGGCCCCGAAAAATCTACTGCACGTTGAGATGTTCAGCTGTGAAGACGTGAAAGCCTTTACCGCGCTGAGCAAAGAGAAGGCTGCGGGACTGCCAGCAGCTGAAAAAACGCTAGTGAAAATTCCGAAAGGCAGCGTGGTGGTTACTCACGTTGAGGGAATGGGGCCTGCCAATCCACCTAAAGTGACTGATCCGCAAAAAACAGTTGGCTATGATTTTCTGGTTCCTGTCGGAGTGCTGGAAGCTTTACCCGCGGAAAGAAAAATAAAGGTTCCTGTTGTCATGGGAGGAAGCACTACCTATACGTTGTGGTGGCGCTTGGACGGGTTATTGGGTGATGCCGACGGGAATGAACTCAATGGATGGTTTGCCGAGCCGGATACCAAGTTATCGCGGCATTCACCCTTTGAGTGGGAAGGTTTCAGTTTCATCGAAGAAACTGTCAGTAATGCGGACCACCTCGCTGCATCCCTGCATGCTCAGGAAAATTTGACTGAGGAAGAGCGAGCGACATATTTACCCAATGTTGGAAACGCCAATGATGGTCCCGCTAAGCAGCATCTGTACAAAATGCTCGATAAAAACAGCGACAACAAACTTACACCTGCGGAAATCAAGGAAGCGTTAAGCAAGCCTTGGTTTTCTCAGCCGATATCCCAAATGGTTACGCGTTACGAAAGCGAGTGGCAGTTCAAAAAAGAAAAGTGGGATTCGCTGGACGAACTGATGGGGCATAGTGTCTCGGATCCTCATCAGCAGTGGCTGGAAGAAAAGCTTCGAATTGAACGCCTCAGTTGGTGGGATAAGTTGGTCGGGAAGCATGGCATAACCAGTGATAATAACGTTCAGCATATCCATTTGCTTGGTTTGTTGGGCGGTTTCTTGTCCGGCTGCCCTGAGAAGTGTAAGGCCGAAGTGTATACCCTCGACACAACAGTTGGGCCATATGTAGTATCGAAAAAACTTTTTGAATTTCTGTTGGCAATCGAAGCTTATCGGGAACACCCATATGCATTGTCCGATGCCAACAGTGGAATAACGATAGGTTATGGTTACGATCTGGGGCAGCAAACAGCCGCGAGAGTGGATGCAGAGCTGAAGGACCTGTACACCCCTGAAGAGATAGGAAGATTGAAAGGAGCTCTTGGCAAGAAAGGTCAAGATGCGCGCGATTATGTGCACAACGTCAGCTCGATATCCATCAGTAAGGACAACGCTTTAAAGTTGGCTGTCATCATGAAAAAACGGTATGCCCAACAAGTTGTTGACGTATACCCTAAAGCTATAAATTTGCATCCGGATTGTCAGGGCGTATTACTTTCCCTCGTAGTCAATCGCGGCAATTCCTTATCAGGAAGCACGCCGGCGAAGGCTTTGAAGCGGCTAGAGATGAAACAGATAAAAGAAGATTTCGATAACGATAAACCCGAACTGATTCCTTCCCGGTTACGTAGCATGAAGCGGCTTTGGGAGAATGACCCTAGTACTGCCGGTGTAGCCACGAGACGTGAAAAAGAAGCGGTATTTTTTGAGGAGGCGTTGAAATGCAATTGCTGGAAGTGA
- a CDS encoding serine/threonine-protein kinase, with product MSELESPIDDLLISEEQANNLTYFAFAKGNKAEPLLAPTKASIGALPDVLAGRYHLERLLGAGGMGAVYRARDLLHEQFGDPDPYIALKILSEEFAESPDASALLYSEFALTRRLRHDNVVRAHTFEVDTDCQRAFITMEYMRGLTLDKLLCERPMGLPWKELRDIVLPLLDTLAYAHRRGVLHGDLKPSNVMLSEDGLRLFDFGLGQAEEGTLPGLPHLSRERFNAWTPGYAAPELLEGQPLSASADVYGVACVIYELASGKHPFRRLPSTQARDEHLERELHAPKNLAKHGWTALQTALSFNPAERNITAAQLRDALGATSSWLQRLRLRA from the coding sequence ATGAGTGAACTCGAATCGCCCATCGATGACTTGCTGATCAGCGAAGAACAGGCCAACAACCTGACCTACTTCGCTTTCGCCAAGGGCAACAAGGCCGAACCGTTGCTGGCGCCGACCAAGGCCAGCATCGGTGCGCTGCCGGATGTACTCGCCGGTCGCTACCACCTCGAGCGTCTGCTCGGGGCCGGTGGCATGGGCGCCGTTTACCGGGCGCGGGATCTGCTGCATGAACAGTTCGGCGATCCCGACCCTTACATTGCGCTGAAAATCCTCAGCGAAGAATTTGCCGAATCGCCGGACGCCAGTGCCTTGCTCTACAGCGAGTTCGCCCTGACCCGGCGCCTGCGCCACGACAACGTCGTGCGTGCGCACACCTTTGAAGTCGACACCGACTGCCAGCGGGCCTTCATCACCATGGAATACATGCGTGGCCTGACCCTGGACAAATTGCTCTGCGAGCGGCCGATGGGCCTGCCGTGGAAGGAACTGCGCGACATCGTCCTGCCGCTGCTCGACACGTTGGCCTACGCCCACCGTCGCGGCGTGCTGCACGGTGACCTGAAACCGAGCAACGTGATGCTCAGCGAAGACGGCCTGCGCCTGTTCGACTTCGGTCTGGGACAGGCAGAGGAGGGCACCTTGCCCGGTCTGCCGCACCTGAGCCGCGAGCGTTTCAACGCCTGGACCCCAGGCTACGCCGCCCCCGAACTGCTTGAGGGCCAACCGTTGTCGGCCAGCGCGGACGTGTACGGCGTGGCCTGCGTGATCTACGAACTGGCGAGCGGCAAACACCCGTTCCGCCGCTTGCCCTCGACCCAGGCTCGCGACGAGCACCTGGAGCGCGAACTGCACGCACCGAAAAACCTAGCGAAACACGGCTGGACAGCGCTGCAGACCGCGCTGAGCTTCAACCCGGCAGAGCGCAACATCACTGCCGCACAATTGCGTGACGCCTTGGGCGCCACTTCGTCCTGGCTGCAACGTCTGCGACTTCGGGCGTAA
- a CDS encoding PP2C family protein-serine/threonine phosphatase codes for MLVASPWRSAARTDPGKVRARNEDAFLDSPQHGLWVVADGMGGHQGGDIASQLIVASLAELPQHEDFDERLKAIRQCLHWLNRRLGQELTVTAGRHDSIMGSTVVALLVEGNRAACIWAGDSRCYMWRGQRLYQLSKDHSLQQQLIDEQQMSVEQAAAHPAAQALTRAVGAAETLTLDVLELEVYPGDVFLLCSDGLYQGLSSDALGNALSLSAPHVALERLFDGALRGAARDNLTAVVIRQ; via the coding sequence ATGCTGGTGGCCAGTCCCTGGCGCAGCGCGGCGCGTACCGACCCGGGCAAGGTGCGGGCGCGCAACGAAGATGCCTTCCTCGATTCCCCGCAGCATGGGCTGTGGGTGGTCGCGGACGGCATGGGCGGTCATCAGGGTGGCGACATCGCCAGCCAGTTGATCGTCGCCAGCCTGGCTGAGTTGCCGCAACACGAGGATTTCGACGAACGCCTCAAAGCCATCCGCCAGTGCCTGCACTGGCTGAACCGGCGACTGGGGCAAGAGCTGACCGTCACTGCCGGGCGTCACGACAGCATCATGGGCAGCACCGTCGTCGCGCTGCTGGTGGAAGGCAACCGCGCGGCCTGCATCTGGGCCGGTGATAGCCGTTGCTATATGTGGCGTGGACAGCGTTTGTATCAGCTGTCCAAGGACCATTCGCTGCAACAGCAGTTGATCGACGAGCAGCAAATGAGCGTCGAACAGGCGGCAGCGCACCCGGCGGCTCAGGCCTTGACCCGAGCCGTCGGTGCCGCTGAAACGCTGACCCTGGATGTGCTCGAACTCGAGGTCTATCCGGGCGATGTGTTTTTGCTCTGCAGCGATGGTTTGTATCAGGGCCTGAGCAGCGATGCCCTCGGCAACGCCCTCAGCCTCAGCGCGCCGCACGTGGCGCTGGAACGTTTGTTCGACGGCGCCCTGCGAGGCGCTGCGCGGGATAACCTGACTGCCGTGGTGATCCGCCAATGA